The sequence TCCCCCCTCCGGCTTGTCGGCTCCAGCTACTGATACCGTTGGGGCTTCCTGTGAGGACGTGGAAGAAGCGCCCCCCGTGCCTGGCACTGCTCGGGGACAGGGGTGCGGGTTAATGCCAGCCCCGGCTTGGCCTGGAGATAAAAGCAACGAGGTCTGCCCAGGTCTCCCCCCGTCTCGGCTCTCCCTAGGCAGCTCCAGGACACATCCTACGCCTGCCAGCACCATGGCATTGGAGCGGTACTGCTGggtcctcctgctgctcctgccttccctggcCTGCGCCAGGGGGCCTGGCCCTGTCCTCGTCAACCGCCCCTTCCTCACCATCTGGAACATCCCCACGGAGCGCTGTGCCGAGAAGTACAATGTCACCCTCAACCTGGAGGTCTTTGATGTGTTGGCCAATGACCAGCAGTCCTTCATCGGGCAGGACATCACCCTGTTCTACAGCAAGGAGCTGGGGCTTCTCCCTTACTACACATCTGAGGGGATGCCAGTGAACGGGGGGCTCCCCCAGAATGCCAGCCTGCAGGCCCACCTCCAGCAGGCCACCCGGGACATCAAGGtcaccctgcccagccctgcctaCAGTGGACTGGCTGTCATCGACTGGGAGAAGTGGCGCCCGCTGTGGGTCCGCAACTGGGCCTCCATGGACATCTACCAGCAGCAGTCGGAGAagctggtgcagcagcagcacccgcAGTGGCCCCCCGAGCTGGTGAAGGAGATGGCCAAGCAGCAGTTTGAGCAGGGCGCCCGCAACTTCATGGAGCAGACCCTGCGGCTGGGTGAGACCCTCCGTCCCAACAGCTACTGGGGTTTCTATGGCTTCCCTGACTGCTACAACAATGACTTCAACAGCCTGCCCTACACCGGGATGTGCCCGGTGGtggagcagcagaggaacaAGGAGCTGTGGTGGCTCTGGGAGAGCAGCCGCGCGCTCTACCCCAGCATCTACCTGCCCTCCTGCCTCAACGGCACCAACAAGGCGCTTGCCTACGTCCGGCACCGGGTAGCTGAGGCTTTTGCCATGCAGCGTGCTGTCCTTGATGGTGGCATCCCTGTTCTGCCCTACTCCCAGATTGCCTTCGACTGCACAGTTGACTTCCTTTCCCAGGTGATGGGGACGTGGGGATGGTGGGTACCTCTCAGGCTGATGGGTTTGTGCCGGGGAATCTTTAGCTCTTCGGGCAGTGTTGACTCTTCCTCTCCCCTGGGTGCAGGAGGACCTGATGAACACCATTGGGGAGAGCGCAGCTCAGGGTGCTGCCGGCATAATCCTCTGGGGCAGCCTCAACTACAGCAACTCCAAGGTGAGTGTGGCGGTTGGcaccatgctgctgcctgcagagagcCCCCGTTCCCTGGCCAACAGGGCTGTGACATCATGTGCCATTGCAGGAGATGTGCCTGAGGCTGAAGGACTATGTGGAAGGGCCACTGGGCCACTACATTGTCAATGTGACAGCCAGCGCTGATCTGTGCAGCCAGACCTTGTGCTCTGGTCAGGGGCGCTGCGTGCGCCAGGAGGACAAGCAGGGCTTCCTCCACCTCGACCCCTTCCGCTTTGCCATCAACCTGCAAGCCGGCAAGCCTTGGCTGCTGACCCAGAGCCCGGAGCCCAGTGATGACATCTCGGGGCTGGCTGAGGAGTTCAGGTGCCAGTGCTATGATGAGTGGCAGGGACCCCGCTGCGACACTCGGGACGTCAGCAGCTGACCTGCACAGGGATAGTGGGGCAGGCAGGATGACACCACCCCGCACCCAGCACCCTCTCCGTGGGGTTGGGACCCCACCATGGCACTGCTAATAAAACCGGTAGGCACCCGCAAGCATCTCCTTGTCTTCTGCCGCGGCTCgttttggggtgggaggatCCCCCAGTAACACTGTTGGTGCCTCATGACATCTGGTGGTGgatcagctgcttctgcttgggGTTTGGGTGGTGAAATAGGAACTCACGCTGGGGTTGTGCTGTGCAAACAGGACAGGACAACTGAGGAAGGTTTATTGTTTAATAGTTTATTACTAACTCTACCAGGCTCTATCTAACCTACTCTCCTAAGTTCCTACCAACTCTTCTAAGCTCTATCTAGCAACAAAATCCTTATCAAGTCAATCCTTATCTATCAACTCAATCTCTGTCTACGAATTCAATATCTACGAACTCAATCTCTAACAACTAACTCAATATCTATGTAACACACAGTATAGGTGACATGGGTGACTTGCAGCCAAGGGCCTGTGCTGTCTCTAGGCTGTGGCATGCTGGGGTCCCTGTACCAGGTTGGGGCTGCAGGAGGCCAGTGTTGGCGCCTTGGCATGGGCAGAGCTGAGGCCggtggcagcaggagcactgcaaactctggaggagcaggagcatgCAGGCTTGGGTGGCCGGATGGTGGTGGAAAGCAGAGGTCGGGAGGGATGAAGCTCTCACTACCTGCTGCTCTGGCAGGCTCTGGGCGTGTGGGAGCAGCAGCCCTTGGAGATGGATGGGCAGTGCCGGGGccaggaggtgcttcagcccaTCGTTTGGTGGGTGGAGGCGCCTGCGTGTGCACCGCAGGCTGTGCATCGGGGCTTCTGGAGGGatgttcttcctcctcctgtggTGTACCCGGGGCTTTCCGCTTGATGGCACCTCTCCTCTtgcactgctccagcagctggggaTGCTCTCTGTTAAAGCTGGGGTTGTAGTAGTAGAGCACCTGAAacaagcaaaggagaagggCTAGTTGTAACCATCCCAGGACTGGAAACCCTCAAGCCTGGTTGCGTTGGTTGATGTGAAGGGCAACTGCTGTACCTTGCTGTGAGaagaggctgctgcttcctcagccAGGAATTCGGGCAGGGAGGCAGATCTTTGGAAGTCCGGCTGTACTTTGGTGAATCCATAGATGTTCAGTTGCCGAATGAAAGACCTCATCTTCCGCGTAGCAAAAACCCTGCCCAGCACCTCCTCTTGGAAGAGAACTTCATCGATGGCCACGCATTGTCCTCCCTCACTCCACCAGATGGACTGAAACTGGCCGCTTTCCAGGATCTTCCAAAGCTtctggggaaagcagaggcCTGAGAATTCGGAGTCTTGGCCCCTGCTCCCGTTGGAAACAGCAGGGACTCGGATGGTGTTGTGTCCCTCGCTGCCGGGTTGGACATCCTGCTCCTCCTGTatcactgctcctgctgcaccaCAGGGTGCTGTTTCCCCCTGTCCTGGAGGGCCGGCAGAAGTCGTGTCTGCCAACTGCCCCAGCTCGTCCAGAGCAGAAAGGGATGGTGTTGGTGCGGGAGACGGCTCCCGTTCCATTTCTGCCATTGCCCCTGACCGACGGCTCGCTCAGCAGCCACTGCCCTGCAGAACCAGGCCTAGTCCCGCCAGGCAGCGAGGAGAGGCCGCTGGCGCTGACTGACTGTGGGTACCAGCGGGTGCTCTCACATATCACTGGGGTGCCCATTCTGCACCATGGTGATGTCACAGTGATGGTGAAGATGGcagcctggcagcagggagCGGCAAGGGGAGACATGGCTGAAGAGCCCTTGTTGCTTGTCCCTGCAGAGCCACCGGTGATGGGCCTCCAGAGCCCAGCAGTCCCTGAAGCTGTGTTGAAGGGCTGTAGGCAGTGAGAGGACCGCGCTGCGTGCGCCTGCAGCCAGGATCGGGTCCGCAGGGAGGAGCGGGGACGGCTGCAGCGTGCGGCATCGCGGTGTCCATTTGGGAAGCTTCCCATGTGGGCACCTCTGGCACCGGCAGAAGTGCCCTTGTGGTCTTTGTTCTTTTGTCACTGGGTACTGACTGTAGAGAAACAGCGTCCAAACTGTTAAAGCTGCATCAAATTTGCTTC comes from Strigops habroptila isolate Jane chromosome 11, bStrHab1.2.pri, whole genome shotgun sequence and encodes:
- the LOC115614729 gene encoding hyaluronidase-1-like isoform X1, with translation MSAPNRALPPVAAVPTRCRAVPPPLPRLCLAGSCPVLRASPQQCPPAASSWPMLRTSHVRHCDLALCPSPPVSVCLSSPAHRRPSPGVDSAHSSPVVNRGWRTLRPPSGLSAPATDTVGASCEDVEEAPPVPGTARGQGCGLMPAPAWPGDKSNEVCPGLPPSRLSLGSSRTHPTPASTMALERYCWVLLLLLPSLACARGPGPVLVNRPFLTIWNIPTERCAEKYNVTLNLEVFDVLANDQQSFIGQDITLFYSKELGLLPYYTSEGMPVNGGLPQNASLQAHLQQATRDIKVTLPSPAYSGLAVIDWEKWRPLWVRNWASMDIYQQQSEKLVQQQHPQWPPELVKEMAKQQFEQGARNFMEQTLRLGETLRPNSYWGFYGFPDCYNNDFNSLPYTGMCPVVEQQRNKELWWLWESSRALYPSIYLPSCLNGTNKALAYVRHRVAEAFAMQRAVLDGGIPVLPYSQIAFDCTVDFLSQEDLMNTIGESAAQGAAGIILWGSLNYSNSKEMCLRLKDYVEGPLGHYIVNVTASADLCSQTLCSGQGRCVRQEDKQGFLHLDPFRFAINLQAGKPWLLTQSPEPSDDISGLAEEFRCQCYDEWQGPRCDTRDVSS
- the LOC115614537 gene encoding heat shock transcription factor, Y-linked-like, whose amino-acid sequence is MAEMEREPSPAPTPSLSALDELGQLADTTSAGPPGQGETAPCGAAGAVIQEEQDVQPGSEGHNTIRVPAVSNGSRGQDSEFSGLCFPQKLWKILESGQFQSIWWSEGGQCVAIDEVLFQEEVLGRVFATRKMRSFIRQLNIYGFTKVQPDFQRSASLPEFLAEEAAASSHSKVLYYYNPSFNREHPQLLEQCKRRGAIKRKAPGTPQEEEEHPSRSPDAQPAVHTQAPPPTKRWAEAPPGPGTAHPSPRAAAPTRPEPARAAGSESFIPPDLCFPPPSGHPSLHAPAPPEFAVLLLPPASALPMPRRQHWPPAAPTWYRDPSMPQPRDSTGPWLQVTHVTYTVCYIDIELVVRD
- the LOC115614729 gene encoding hyaluronidase-1-like isoform X2; translation: MPAPAWPGDKSNEVCPGLPPSRLSLGSSRTHPTPASTMALERYCWVLLLLLPSLACARGPGPVLVNRPFLTIWNIPTERCAEKYNVTLNLEVFDVLANDQQSFIGQDITLFYSKELGLLPYYTSEGMPVNGGLPQNASLQAHLQQATRDIKVTLPSPAYSGLAVIDWEKWRPLWVRNWASMDIYQQQSEKLVQQQHPQWPPELVKEMAKQQFEQGARNFMEQTLRLGETLRPNSYWGFYGFPDCYNNDFNSLPYTGMCPVVEQQRNKELWWLWESSRALYPSIYLPSCLNGTNKALAYVRHRVAEAFAMQRAVLDGGIPVLPYSQIAFDCTVDFLSQEDLMNTIGESAAQGAAGIILWGSLNYSNSKEMCLRLKDYVEGPLGHYIVNVTASADLCSQTLCSGQGRCVRQEDKQGFLHLDPFRFAINLQAGKPWLLTQSPEPSDDISGLAEEFRCQCYDEWQGPRCDTRDVSS